From a region of the Stenotrophomonas sp. BIO128-Bstrain genome:
- a CDS encoding lytic transglycosylase domain-containing protein yields the protein MNPTLPAALALLSLLLPGLASARTVYRCVQSNTVSLATAPEPGSRCTPQQIDDNAVQTPNLWGNMGVFSGTLYEREQDGALVYSTRNLPGSRVFLKFTVATPPGEPAHEGLGKVGAPQLNRHAKQFKAAAKATGVDDAWLRAIAHAESGFDAGAISPKGAQGVMQLMPDTATEYGVADPLSAEQSISGGARYMKALLRRYKGDRVLAAAAYNAGIGAVTRYKGVPPYAETLAYVEKVSALYVRYREAMGFKVETPAK from the coding sequence ATGAATCCGACCCTGCCTGCCGCGTTGGCCCTGTTGTCGTTGCTGCTGCCTGGCCTGGCATCGGCGCGCACGGTCTATCGCTGCGTGCAGAGCAACACGGTCAGTCTGGCCACGGCACCCGAGCCCGGCTCCAGGTGCACCCCGCAGCAGATCGACGACAACGCCGTGCAGACCCCCAACCTGTGGGGCAACATGGGCGTCTTCAGCGGCACCCTGTACGAACGTGAGCAGGACGGTGCACTGGTCTACTCGACCCGCAACCTGCCGGGCTCGCGCGTCTTCCTGAAGTTCACCGTGGCCACCCCACCGGGCGAACCGGCGCACGAGGGCCTGGGCAAGGTCGGCGCGCCGCAGTTGAACCGGCACGCCAAGCAGTTCAAGGCGGCGGCCAAGGCCACCGGCGTGGACGATGCCTGGCTGCGTGCGATCGCCCATGCCGAAAGCGGTTTCGATGCCGGCGCGATCTCACCCAAGGGCGCGCAGGGCGTGATGCAGCTGATGCCCGATACCGCCACCGAATACGGCGTGGCCGATCCGCTCTCGGCCGAGCAGTCGATCAGCGGGGGCGCGCGCTACATGAAGGCGTTGTTGCGCCGGTACAAAGGCGACCGCGTGCTGGCGGCCGCCGCGTACAACGCCGGCATCGGTGCGGTGACCCGCTACAAAGGCGTGCCGCCGTATGCGGAAACGCTGGCCTACGTGGAGAAGGTCAGCGCGCTGTATGTGCGCTATCGCGAGGCGATGGGGTTCAAGGTGGAGACGCCGGCGAAGTAG
- a CDS encoding transposase produces the protein MSYDHLLWPTGTAYFFSAHLRDRSSSLLVEQAQTLRLAFRVAQQARPFRINAIVVLPDHLHGVWTLPEGDEEGHRRWAQVQAIFDRQLPMVDPRLQLRRDRSLRPLWHNGFREHRIVDAEDLQRHVAYVHHNPVKHGHVRDATQWPYSSIHRGRREPEEPG, from the coding sequence ATGTCCTACGACCACCTCCTCTGGCCTACCGGCACCGCCTACTTCTTCAGCGCGCACCTGCGCGATCGCAGCAGCAGCCTGCTGGTGGAACAGGCGCAGACCCTGCGGCTGGCGTTCCGGGTGGCGCAGCAGGCGCGGCCGTTCCGGATCAACGCGATCGTGGTGCTGCCGGACCATCTGCATGGGGTGTGGACATTGCCGGAGGGCGATGAGGAGGGTCATCGCCGTTGGGCGCAGGTCCAGGCGATCTTCGACCGGCAGTTGCCGATGGTTGATCCGCGGCTGCAGCTGCGGCGGGACCGCAGCCTGCGGCCCCTATGGCACAACGGCTTCCGCGAGCACCGGATCGTTGACGCCGAGGACCTGCAACGGCACGTGGCCTATGTGCACCACAACCCGGTCAAGCACGGGCACGTGAGGGATGCCACGCAATGGCCATACAGCTCGATCCACCGCGGTCGCCGCGAGCCGGAGGAGCCAGGCTGA
- a CDS encoding EAL domain-containing protein produces the protein MNRARIIAATVVLALLGALVPIATVFYFTWSRASESEQVRLQTTAERTLQRAHRAYETALSTLRELNQSTLAPCSPEHLQLMRSLVIRTHSAEQVGYFENGRLACTSWGPMDAQIIQRPPAYVTAEGAGITLDVRPLAGTPQQPLLALQLGRYDILMDPARLVDVIVDPNVRLAVASPDGRLIAQQDIPDEALLQRLLREPASGLEGQTLYASAQDQEWLAIAMAPRTDLVAAFRHQIGQFIPLGVLGALAMIGGVVWLSRRRLSLRGELATAVRRREFFMHYQPIIELDTGICVGAESLVRWRRADGTLVRPDLFIPLAEEAGLIEALTDQVIDHVITDMRELLVQDRTAHIAINLAAEDVSSGRALKVLSSKLHGTGIHPQQIWLEATERGFIDVRRARTSLANARRLGHCVAIDDFGVGYSSLQYLQQLPLDALKIDKSFIDAIGTDSATSPVTSHIIDMAKTLGLFTVAEGVETPAQLAYLQARQVEFGQGWLFSKALAPAEFMAFHQQRKQQYGQARENMQNPNSDPVA, from the coding sequence TTGAACCGCGCCAGGATCATTGCCGCCACCGTAGTGCTTGCCCTGCTCGGCGCCCTGGTGCCGATCGCCACCGTGTTCTATTTCACCTGGAGCCGCGCCAGCGAATCCGAGCAGGTGCGGCTGCAGACCACCGCCGAGCGCACCCTGCAGCGCGCGCACCGCGCCTACGAGACGGCGCTGTCCACCCTGCGCGAGCTCAACCAGAGCACGTTGGCACCGTGCTCACCCGAGCACCTGCAGCTGATGCGCAGCCTGGTGATACGCACCCACTCGGCCGAACAGGTGGGCTATTTCGAGAACGGCCGGCTGGCCTGCACGTCCTGGGGCCCGATGGACGCGCAGATCATCCAGCGCCCGCCGGCCTATGTCACCGCCGAAGGCGCGGGCATCACCCTGGACGTGCGGCCGCTGGCAGGCACTCCCCAGCAACCGCTGCTGGCCCTGCAACTGGGACGCTACGACATCCTCATGGACCCGGCCCGGCTGGTCGACGTGATCGTCGACCCGAACGTGCGCCTGGCGGTGGCCAGCCCCGATGGGCGCCTGATCGCCCAGCAGGACATCCCCGACGAGGCCTTGCTGCAGCGCCTGCTGCGTGAACCGGCCAGCGGCCTGGAAGGCCAGACGCTGTACGCCAGCGCGCAGGACCAGGAGTGGCTGGCGATCGCCATGGCGCCGCGGACCGATCTGGTTGCCGCGTTCCGCCACCAGATCGGGCAGTTCATCCCGTTGGGCGTGCTCGGCGCGCTAGCGATGATCGGCGGCGTGGTGTGGCTGTCGCGGCGGCGGCTGTCGCTGCGGGGCGAGCTGGCCACGGCGGTGCGCCGGCGTGAGTTCTTCATGCACTACCAGCCCATCATCGAACTGGACACCGGCATCTGCGTGGGCGCCGAATCGCTGGTGCGCTGGCGCCGTGCCGACGGCACGCTGGTGCGTCCGGACCTGTTCATTCCGCTGGCCGAAGAGGCCGGCCTGATCGAAGCGCTGACCGACCAGGTCATCGACCATGTGATCACCGACATGCGCGAGCTGCTGGTGCAGGACCGCACCGCCCACATCGCGATCAACCTGGCCGCCGAGGATGTCAGCAGCGGCCGGGCGCTGAAGGTGCTCTCCAGCAAGCTGCACGGCACCGGCATCCACCCGCAGCAGATCTGGCTGGAGGCCACCGAGCGTGGCTTCATCGACGTCCGCCGCGCCCGCACCAGCCTGGCCAATGCGCGGCGGCTGGGGCACTGCGTGGCGATCGATGATTTCGGTGTCGGTTACTCCAGCCTGCAGTACCTGCAGCAGCTGCCGCTGGATGCATTGAAGATCGACAAATCCTTCATCGATGCGATCGGCACCGACAGCGCGACCAGCCCGGTCACCTCGCACATCATCGACATGGCCAAGACCCTGGGCCTGTTCACCGTGGCCGAAGGCGTGGAAACCCCGGCGCAGCTGGCCTATCTGCAGGCGCGCCAGGTGGAGTTCGGGCAGGGCTGGCTGTTCTCCAAGGCGCTGGCCCCGGCCGAGTTCATGGCCTTCCACCAGCAGCGCAAGCAGCAGTACGGCCAGGCACGCGAAAACATGCAGAACCCCAACAGCGACCCCGTGGCCTGA
- the cycA gene encoding D-serine/D-alanine/glycine transporter, protein MTDPAVPPEHLRRSLSNRHLQLIAIGGAIGTGLFMGSGKTISLAGPSIVLVYLIIGAMLFFVMRAMGELLLSNLQYKSFIDFSTDLLGPWAGFFCGWTYWFCWIITAIADVIAIAAYAQFWFPELAPWIPALLCVILLLSLNLVTVKLFGEMEFWFALIKIIAICALIITGFGLVAWGFTAPSGHVASFSNLWNDGGVFPMGMAGFFAGFQIAVFAFVGIELVGTTAAETADPERNLPKAINSIPVRILVFYVLALIAIMAVTPWREVVPGKSPFVELFVLAGIPAAASLINFVVLTSATSSANSGIFSTSRMMYGLAEEGHAPSAFRRLSRAAVPALGLVFSCVCLLLGAMLIYLIPNLVTAFTLVTTLAAVLFMFVWSLILCSYIVYRRKRPHLHAVSAFKMPGGVLMCGVCLAFFAFVLVLLTLQPDTLYALAISPLWFALLGLGYAGKRLLARRH, encoded by the coding sequence ATGACCGATCCTGCCGTCCCGCCGGAACACCTCCGGCGCAGCCTCTCCAACCGCCACCTGCAGCTGATCGCCATCGGCGGTGCCATCGGCACCGGTCTGTTCATGGGCTCGGGCAAGACCATCAGCCTGGCCGGCCCGTCCATCGTGCTGGTGTACCTGATCATCGGCGCGATGCTGTTCTTCGTCATGCGCGCGATGGGCGAGCTGCTGCTTTCCAACCTGCAGTACAAATCCTTCATCGATTTTTCCACCGACCTGCTCGGGCCGTGGGCCGGGTTCTTCTGCGGGTGGACGTACTGGTTCTGCTGGATCATCACCGCCATCGCCGATGTGATCGCCATCGCCGCGTATGCGCAGTTCTGGTTCCCCGAGCTGGCACCGTGGATACCGGCGCTGCTGTGCGTGATCCTGCTGCTCAGCCTCAACCTGGTCACGGTGAAGCTGTTCGGTGAAATGGAATTCTGGTTCGCGCTGATCAAGATCATCGCCATCTGCGCGCTGATCATCACCGGCTTCGGGCTGGTCGCATGGGGGTTCACCGCCCCCTCCGGGCACGTGGCGTCGTTCTCCAACCTGTGGAACGACGGTGGCGTGTTCCCGATGGGCATGGCCGGTTTCTTCGCCGGCTTCCAGATCGCGGTGTTCGCCTTCGTCGGCATCGAACTGGTCGGTACCACCGCAGCCGAAACCGCTGATCCGGAGCGCAACCTGCCCAAGGCGATCAACTCGATCCCGGTACGCATCCTGGTGTTCTACGTGCTGGCGCTGATCGCGATCATGGCCGTCACCCCATGGCGTGAGGTGGTGCCCGGCAAGAGCCCCTTCGTGGAACTGTTCGTGCTGGCCGGCATTCCCGCCGCGGCCAGCCTGATCAACTTCGTGGTGCTGACCTCGGCCACGTCGTCGGCCAACAGCGGCATCTTCTCGACCAGCCGGATGATGTATGGCCTGGCCGAAGAGGGGCACGCACCGAGCGCGTTCCGGCGGCTGTCGCGCGCGGCGGTGCCGGCGCTGGGGCTGGTGTTCTCCTGCGTGTGCCTGCTGCTGGGCGCGATGCTGATCTATCTGATCCCGAACCTGGTGACCGCGTTCACCCTGGTCACCACGCTGGCCGCGGTGTTGTTCATGTTCGTGTGGTCATTGATCCTGTGCTCGTACATCGTCTACCGCCGCAAGCGCCCGCACCTGCACGCCGTCTCGGCGTTCAAGATGCCCGGTGGCGTGCTGATGTGCGGGGTGTGCCTGGCCTTCTTCGCCTTCGTGCTGGTGCTGCTGACCCTGCAGCCGGACACGCTGTACGCGCTGGCGATCAGCCCGCTGTGGTTCGCCCTGCTCGGCCTGGGCTACGCCGGCAAGCGGCTGCTGGCCCGCCGCCACTGA
- a CDS encoding MFS transporter, which yields MSGHAVDTSAVPLPNAATGLPFGGLLALACAGFITILTEALPAGLLSPMSADLGVSRALVGQLVTIYALGSLVAALPMTALTRRWPRRPLLLTAIAGFVVVNTITAMTHHYGLMLVARFCAGISAGLLWSLVAGYASRMVVPQLQGRAIAVAMVGTPLALSLGIPAGTLLGQTIGWRWAFGLMSLLSVGLLVWARLALPSLPAPGAAAQQSLGNVLRLRGMRTALMTMFLYVLAHNVLYTYIEPFAALSGAAAWLDRLLLVFGVAALVGIWITGLLVDRWLRALVIASTVAFALSAVAFGLWPGSPWVLVIGTVVWGISFGGVPTLFQTAVARRADEAGDIAQSFVVTGWNLAIALAGILGGVMLETVGERWLPAVLLVLLLATLMVVLRQPRAWAPITH from the coding sequence ATGAGCGGGCACGCGGTCGATACCAGCGCCGTGCCCCTGCCCAACGCGGCCACCGGATTGCCTTTCGGCGGTCTGCTGGCGCTGGCCTGCGCGGGCTTCATCACCATCCTCACCGAGGCATTGCCGGCGGGCCTGCTGTCACCGATGAGCGCCGATCTGGGCGTGAGCCGCGCGCTGGTCGGGCAGCTGGTCACCATCTACGCCCTGGGCTCGCTGGTTGCCGCACTGCCGATGACCGCATTGACGCGGCGCTGGCCACGCCGCCCGCTGCTGCTCACCGCGATCGCCGGTTTCGTGGTGGTCAATACCATCACCGCGATGACACACCACTACGGCCTGATGCTGGTCGCACGCTTCTGCGCCGGCATCAGCGCGGGCCTGCTGTGGTCGCTGGTGGCGGGGTACGCCAGCCGCATGGTGGTGCCGCAGCTGCAGGGCCGGGCGATCGCGGTGGCGATGGTCGGCACGCCGCTGGCGCTGTCGTTGGGCATCCCGGCCGGTACGCTGCTCGGCCAGACCATCGGCTGGCGCTGGGCGTTCGGGTTGATGTCGCTGCTCAGCGTCGGCCTGCTGGTGTGGGCGCGGCTGGCGCTGCCGTCGTTGCCGGCCCCGGGCGCGGCGGCCCAGCAGTCGTTGGGCAACGTGCTGCGCCTGCGCGGCATGCGCACCGCGCTGATGACGATGTTCCTCTACGTGTTGGCGCACAACGTGCTCTACACCTACATCGAGCCCTTCGCGGCGCTGTCCGGCGCGGCGGCATGGCTGGATCGCCTGTTGCTGGTGTTCGGGGTGGCCGCGCTGGTCGGCATCTGGATCACCGGACTGCTGGTGGATCGCTGGCTGCGCGCGCTGGTGATCGCAAGCACCGTGGCCTTCGCACTCTCGGCAGTGGCGTTCGGCCTGTGGCCCGGCTCGCCGTGGGTGCTGGTGATCGGGACGGTGGTGTGGGGCATATCCTTCGGTGGCGTTCCCACGCTGTTCCAGACCGCGGTGGCGCGCCGTGCGGACGAGGCCGGGGACATCGCGCAGTCCTTCGTGGTGACCGGCTGGAACCTGGCGATCGCGCTGGCGGGCATCCTCGGCGGCGTGATGCTGGAAACCGTCGGTGAACGCTGGCTGCCAGCGGTGCTGCTGGTGCTGCTGCTGGCCACGTTGATGGTGGTGTTGCGCCAGCCGCGCGCCTGGGCACCGATCACGCACTGA
- a CDS encoding polysaccharide deacetylase family protein, translating into MLALLCLAGIAHAAAPERRIALTIDDLPWQRLDERAEPELAARHAQLIAALKRADVPVVGFVNEVKLEVDGQVQPARVQMLRDWRDAGVELGNHTYGHVDLHAIELAAYEQDILRGEATLRPLLAETGQAPRWFRHPYLRAGQSPQERAALGEFLQQHGYRVAPVTVDNSEWIWAFAYDHVRDTDTDPVSREARLRQLRRGYVPYMLSKLDYYEQQGQQLLGRLPAQVWLIHANALSADCVEELVAATRRRGYRFISLEAALQDPAYQHPDGYNGAGGISWIQRWAMAENKPKAFYAGEPPVPAWVMTLAGLEGE; encoded by the coding sequence GTGCTGGCCCTGCTGTGCCTGGCCGGCATCGCCCACGCGGCGGCGCCGGAGCGGCGCATCGCGCTGACCATCGATGATCTGCCCTGGCAGCGCCTGGACGAACGCGCCGAGCCCGAGCTTGCCGCCCGGCATGCGCAGCTGATCGCGGCCCTGAAGCGGGCCGACGTGCCGGTGGTGGGCTTCGTCAACGAGGTCAAGCTGGAGGTGGACGGGCAGGTGCAACCGGCGCGGGTGCAGATGCTGCGCGACTGGCGCGATGCCGGCGTTGAGCTGGGCAACCACACCTATGGGCATGTCGACCTGCATGCGATCGAGCTGGCTGCCTACGAGCAAGACATCCTGCGCGGCGAGGCGACGCTGCGTCCGTTGCTGGCCGAGACCGGGCAGGCGCCGCGCTGGTTCCGGCATCCTTACCTGCGTGCCGGGCAGTCGCCGCAGGAACGCGCGGCGCTCGGGGAGTTCCTGCAGCAGCACGGGTATCGGGTTGCACCGGTCACGGTCGACAACAGCGAGTGGATCTGGGCGTTCGCCTACGATCATGTGCGCGATACCGACACCGATCCTGTCTCGCGCGAGGCACGCCTGCGCCAGCTGCGCCGTGGCTACGTGCCGTACATGCTCAGCAAACTGGACTACTACGAACAGCAGGGCCAGCAGCTGCTGGGCCGGCTGCCGGCGCAGGTGTGGCTGATCCACGCCAACGCGCTCAGTGCCGACTGCGTGGAGGAGCTGGTCGCGGCCACGCGCCGGCGGGGCTATCGCTTCATCTCGCTGGAGGCCGCCTTGCAGGATCCGGCCTATCAGCATCCCGATGGCTACAACGGCGCCGGTGGCATCAGCTGGATCCAGCGCTGGGCGATGGCGGAAAACAAACCGAAGGCTTTCTACGCAGGCGAGCCTCCGGTGCCGGCATGGGTGATGACGCTGGCCGGGCTCGAGGGGGAATGA
- a CDS encoding GTP-binding protein: MTASASFDSRLPVTVLSGFLGAGKTTLLNQLLRNREGRRVAVIVNDMSEINVDAQLVREGGAALSRTEETLVEFSNGCICCTLRDDLLQEVRRLAAEGRYDYLLIESTGIAEPMPVAATFSVRDEDGFSLSDIARLDTLVTVVDGARFLHDFGSSDRLIDRGQQAGEDDDRGVVNLLAEQIEFANVIVVSKCDLIDDDTLQSTLAVLRAMNRDARLVLSEQGNVPLHEVLDTGRYDFVKAQLAPGWMQALRGQHTPETEEYGITSFVYRSRRPFHPQRFARLLETGLGSVIRSKGFFWLANRMDWVGELSSVGAATQTSAAGFWYASRERMEAGLENTAPVLPPTRVPYTDIGWSRQQAACWTAPMPSVEQVGDAGEYQAMRKLWHPWWGDRRQELAVIGVAMDEPAVRAELDACLLNDEELRAGPLLWQLLPDAFPAWARA; encoded by the coding sequence ATGACTGCCTCTGCCTCCTTTGATTCGCGTCTGCCGGTGACCGTGCTGTCCGGCTTCCTGGGCGCCGGCAAGACCACTCTGCTCAATCAGCTGCTGCGCAACCGCGAGGGCCGCCGGGTCGCGGTGATCGTCAACGACATGAGCGAGATAAACGTCGATGCACAGCTGGTGCGCGAGGGTGGCGCCGCGCTGAGCCGCACCGAGGAGACGCTGGTGGAGTTCAGCAATGGCTGCATCTGCTGCACGCTGCGCGATGACCTGCTGCAGGAGGTGCGCCGGCTCGCGGCGGAGGGGCGCTACGACTACCTGCTGATCGAGTCGACCGGGATCGCCGAGCCGATGCCGGTCGCGGCAACCTTCTCGGTGCGCGATGAGGATGGCTTCAGCCTCAGCGACATCGCGCGGCTGGATACGCTGGTGACGGTGGTCGATGGCGCGCGGTTCCTGCACGACTTCGGCTCAAGTGACCGGCTGATCGACCGCGGCCAGCAGGCCGGTGAGGACGACGACCGCGGTGTCGTGAATCTGCTCGCCGAGCAGATCGAGTTCGCCAACGTGATCGTGGTGAGCAAGTGTGATCTGATCGACGATGACACGCTGCAGTCCACGCTCGCCGTGCTGCGTGCGATGAACCGCGATGCGCGGCTGGTGCTGTCCGAGCAGGGCAATGTGCCGCTGCACGAGGTGCTTGATACCGGCCGCTACGATTTCGTCAAAGCGCAGTTGGCGCCGGGCTGGATGCAGGCGCTGCGTGGCCAGCACACGCCCGAGACCGAGGAGTACGGCATCACCAGCTTCGTCTACCGCTCGCGCCGGCCGTTCCATCCGCAGCGTTTCGCACGGCTGCTGGAGACCGGGCTGGGCAGTGTGATCCGCAGCAAGGGTTTCTTCTGGCTGGCCAACCGCATGGACTGGGTAGGCGAGCTCTCCAGCGTCGGTGCCGCCACCCAGACCTCGGCCGCCGGCTTCTGGTATGCCTCGCGCGAGCGCATGGAGGCCGGCCTGGAAAACACCGCGCCGGTGCTGCCGCCCACGCGCGTGCCCTATACGGATATCGGCTGGTCCCGCCAGCAGGCGGCGTGCTGGACCGCGCCGATGCCCAGCGTGGAACAGGTCGGCGATGCCGGCGAGTACCAGGCGATGCGTAAACTGTGGCATCCCTGGTGGGGCGACCGCCGCCAGGAGCTGGCGGTGATCGGGGTGGCGATGGACGAACCCGCGGTGCGCGCCGAACTGGATGCCTGCCTGCTCAACGATGAGGAACTGCGTGCCGGGCCGCTGCTGTGGCAGCTGCTGCCGGACGCGTTTCCGGCGTGGGCGCGTGCATGA
- a CDS encoding ABC-F family ATP-binding cassette domain-containing protein yields MTAFALTLDRVTHTLPDGRVLFSELSAAFDGTPTGLVGRNGVGKSVLARLLSGDRAPTSGRILRSGPVHLLTQHSGVPEGRIADLAGVGAALDALLRIEAGSVDPDDFSCVGERWDLREQLQAQWHLLGLPALDPLQPAATLSGGQAMQVALAGAFLSGAEGLILDEPSNHLDADHRERLIDALQRWHGGLIVISHDRTLLRHMARIVELTPSGLRQYGGNYDLYAEQKQEERRSADAQLALRKRERRKQQTELRDQREKMAHRQARATRDARTANQAPILLGGMKNRSEHTAGRWQAQQNERRTELDARVREAAGEVEQDIEIALLAPVIQQPGPQRVAELIAAELPWVQAPWNTLDLTVQRGQRIGVQGRNGSGKSTLLRLLAGTLAPLSGQVEVAASVALLDQSLTLLPDDASALSLLQRAHPLADEGTLRTQLALLGLDAERSLRPLPTLSGGERLKAALASVLYARTPPQLLLLDEPGNHLDLPSLGALEQMLGQYTGTLMIVSHDHALLESVQLTHRLKATRSGWQLM; encoded by the coding sequence ATGACCGCATTCGCTCTCACGCTCGATCGCGTGACGCATACCCTGCCCGACGGCCGGGTCCTGTTTTCCGAACTGTCCGCCGCGTTCGACGGCACCCCGACCGGTCTGGTCGGGCGCAACGGCGTGGGCAAAAGCGTGCTCGCACGTTTGCTCAGCGGCGATCGCGCGCCCACCTCCGGCCGCATCCTGCGCAGTGGGCCGGTGCACCTGCTCACCCAGCACAGCGGCGTACCCGAGGGCCGCATCGCCGATCTGGCCGGGGTCGGTGCGGCGCTCGATGCCCTGCTCCGCATCGAAGCCGGGAGCGTCGATCCGGACGATTTCAGCTGCGTGGGTGAACGCTGGGATCTGCGCGAGCAGCTGCAGGCACAGTGGCACCTGCTCGGGTTGCCCGCGCTCGATCCCCTGCAGCCGGCGGCGACGCTCAGCGGTGGCCAAGCGATGCAGGTCGCACTGGCCGGTGCGTTCCTTTCCGGTGCCGAGGGGCTGATCCTGGATGAACCCAGCAACCACCTCGACGCCGACCATCGCGAGCGCCTGATCGACGCGCTGCAGCGCTGGCACGGCGGCCTGATCGTGATCAGCCACGACCGCACACTGCTGCGCCACATGGCGCGCATCGTCGAATTGACGCCCAGCGGACTGCGCCAATACGGCGGCAACTACGATCTCTACGCCGAACAGAAGCAGGAGGAGCGGCGCAGCGCGGATGCCCAGCTGGCCCTGCGCAAGCGCGAGCGCCGCAAGCAGCAGACCGAGCTGCGCGATCAGCGCGAGAAGATGGCGCATCGGCAGGCGCGCGCTACACGCGATGCACGCACCGCCAACCAGGCACCGATCCTGCTCGGTGGCATGAAGAACCGCAGCGAGCACACTGCGGGCCGCTGGCAGGCACAGCAGAACGAGCGCCGTACCGAACTGGATGCGCGCGTGCGCGAGGCTGCCGGCGAGGTGGAGCAGGACATCGAGATCGCCCTGCTCGCCCCGGTGATCCAACAGCCCGGGCCGCAGCGCGTGGCCGAGCTCATCGCCGCCGAACTGCCATGGGTGCAAGCGCCCTGGAACACGCTGGATCTCACCGTGCAGCGCGGCCAGCGGATCGGGGTGCAGGGCCGCAACGGCAGCGGCAAATCCACGCTGCTGCGGCTGCTCGCCGGCACACTGGCACCGCTCTCGGGGCAGGTCGAGGTAGCGGCCAGCGTCGCCCTGCTCGACCAGTCACTCACGCTGCTGCCGGACGATGCCTCGGCCTTGTCACTACTGCAGCGCGCGCATCCGTTGGCCGACGAAGGCACGCTGCGCACGCAGCTGGCCCTGCTCGGCCTGGATGCCGAGCGCAGCCTGCGGCCGTTGCCTACGCTCAGTGGTGGCGAACGCTTGAAGGCGGCGCTGGCATCGGTGCTGTACGCCCGGACGCCGCCGCAGCTGCTGCTGCTCGACGAACCCGGCAATCACCTCGACCTGCCCTCGCTGGGCGCGCTGGAGCAGATGCTCGGTCAGTACACCGGCACGTTGATGATCGTCTCGCACGATCACGCCTTGTTGGAGTCCGTGCAGCTGACGCATCGCCTGAAGGCCACGAGAAGTGGGTGGCAGCTGATGTGA
- a CDS encoding LysR family transcriptional regulator: MSALDNLGNLQTFVQVADTRSFVETGRMLGISASAAGKTVSRLEQALGVRLFHRSTRSVTLTAEGERFLVRCRRILDERDAARDELVQQTEAPTGVLRVSLPLVGDISLPLLTEFMAAYPGIRLELDFDDRLVDVIEEGFDAVLRVSEPTDSRLSARQLGVFPRYLVASPDYLARRGTPRVPEDLLQHDCLHYRFPSSGKLEPWPLPQTPGAAPLALPVSMVSNTIEARLAFALAGRGIAYIPEHSVREALADGRLQRVMAERIHACGTFYLLWPSGRHVLPKLRVFIDFISARLTGVSC, encoded by the coding sequence ATGTCAGCCTTGGACAACCTCGGCAACCTGCAGACCTTCGTGCAGGTCGCCGACACCCGCAGCTTCGTCGAGACCGGTCGCATGCTCGGCATCTCCGCCTCGGCCGCCGGCAAGACCGTGTCGCGTCTGGAGCAGGCACTCGGCGTGCGGTTGTTCCATCGCAGCACCCGCAGCGTCACCCTCACCGCCGAGGGAGAGCGCTTCCTGGTCCGATGCCGGCGCATCCTGGATGAGCGTGACGCCGCCCGTGACGAGCTGGTCCAGCAGACCGAGGCACCCACGGGGGTGCTGCGGGTCAGCCTGCCGCTGGTCGGCGACATCTCGCTGCCGCTGCTCACCGAGTTCATGGCGGCTTATCCCGGCATCCGCCTGGAGCTGGATTTCGATGACCGGCTGGTGGATGTGATCGAGGAAGGCTTCGACGCCGTGCTGCGGGTCAGCGAGCCCACCGACTCGCGCCTCAGCGCCCGGCAGCTCGGCGTGTTCCCGCGTTACCTGGTCGCTTCGCCGGACTACCTCGCCCGGCGCGGTACGCCGCGTGTGCCCGAGGACCTGCTGCAGCACGACTGCCTGCACTACCGCTTCCCCAGCAGCGGCAAGCTCGAGCCATGGCCGCTGCCGCAGACGCCAGGCGCTGCGCCACTGGCACTGCCGGTCTCGATGGTCAGCAACACCATCGAAGCGCGGCTGGCCTTCGCGCTGGCCGGGCGCGGCATCGCCTACATCCCCGAGCACTCGGTGCGCGAGGCACTGGCCGACGGCCGGCTGCAGCGGGTGATGGCCGAGCGCATCCATGCCTGCGGCACCTTCTACCTGCTGTGGCCCTCCGGCCGCCATGTGCTGCCCAAGCTGCGGGTCTTCATCGATTTCATCAGCGCGCGGCTGACCGGCGTGAGCTGCTGA
- a CDS encoding MerC domain-containing protein codes for MKRSSALLDAGAIALSGLCLLHCLALPLLAAMLPLMGVWAQAEWVHALFVAIAAPVTGFALWRAHRQHRLPVLAMAGASIGLLLLLAGAMGWPSHDAETRMTVVGSLLLASTHVWNAWRRHRH; via the coding sequence ATGAAGCGATCCTCTGCCCTGTTGGATGCCGGCGCCATTGCGCTTTCCGGCCTATGCCTGCTGCACTGCCTGGCCCTGCCGCTGCTCGCGGCGATGCTCCCGCTGATGGGCGTGTGGGCCCAGGCCGAGTGGGTGCATGCCCTGTTTGTGGCCATCGCCGCGCCGGTGACCGGCTTCGCGTTGTGGCGCGCCCACCGCCAGCATCGCCTGCCCGTGCTGGCGATGGCCGGCGCGTCGATCGGGCTCCTGTTGCTGCTGGCCGGCGCCATGGGATGGCCGAGCCACGATGCCGAGACCCGGATGACCGTGGTCGGCAGCCTGCTGCTGGCCAGCACGCATGTGTGGAATGCCTGGCGGCGGCACCGGCATTGA